One part of the Streptomyces ferrugineus genome encodes these proteins:
- a CDS encoding winged helix-turn-helix transcriptional regulator, translating into MSAPAGADPENACPIAPVVDIVFSRWTTPILWSLHEYGRQRFVELERRIATITPKVLTQRLRQLERDGLVVRTYHPEVPPRVEYEISELGRSLAPLFAALSEWSVHLGEVERARVAYDARESGGRGR; encoded by the coding sequence ATGAGCGCCCCGGCCGGCGCCGATCCGGAGAACGCCTGCCCGATCGCCCCCGTCGTCGACATCGTCTTCAGCCGCTGGACCACCCCGATCCTCTGGTCCCTCCACGAGTACGGCCGTCAGCGCTTCGTCGAGTTGGAGCGCCGTATCGCCACCATCACGCCGAAGGTGCTGACGCAGCGGCTGCGGCAGCTCGAACGTGACGGGCTGGTCGTGCGCACGTACCACCCCGAGGTCCCACCGCGCGTGGAGTACGAGATCAGTGAACTGGGCCGCAGCCTGGCGCCGCTGTTCGCCGCGCTGTCGGAGTGGTCGGTCCATCTCGGCGAGGTCGAGCGGGCGAGGGTGGCCTACGACGCCCGGGAGAGCGGCGGCCGGGGGCGCTGA
- a CDS encoding bifunctional glycosyltransferase family 2/GtrA family protein — translation MRTDSSPGTLPAREHLPAGNAGTPVLDVVIPVYNEEKDLQPCVLRLHDHLKRTFPYAFRITIADNASTDTTPQVSRRLEAELGEVRAFRLEQKGRGRALRTVWSASDAPVLAYMDVDLSTDLNALLPLVAPLISGHSDLAIGSRLSRSSRVVRGAKREFISRSYNLILRGSLQARFSDAQCGFKAIRRDVAQVLLPLVEDTGWFFDTEMLVLAERAGLRIHEVPVDWVDDPDSTVHIVRTATEDLKGVWRVGKALAGGSLPLDRLTRPFGDDPRDREIKDVPTGLARQLVGFCVVGGLSTLFYLLLYSGFRVFTGSQVANALALLVSAVANTAANRRLTFGVRGRAGAVRHQAQGLVVFGIGLALTSGSLAALNTASSDPAHSTELAVLIAANLAATVLRFLLFRAWVFPDRRDTDSVVVASYDTAQFRAGAAADGTWRDATLQLQPVRPHDTDSRDYR, via the coding sequence ATGCGAACCGACTCTTCTCCCGGCACCCTGCCGGCGCGGGAGCACCTCCCGGCCGGAAACGCCGGTACGCCTGTCCTGGACGTAGTGATCCCCGTCTACAACGAGGAGAAGGACCTCCAGCCGTGTGTGCTGAGACTGCATGATCACCTCAAGCGCACGTTCCCGTACGCCTTCCGCATCACGATCGCGGACAACGCGTCGACCGACACCACCCCCCAGGTGTCGCGGCGGCTGGAGGCGGAGCTCGGGGAGGTCAGGGCGTTCCGGCTGGAGCAGAAGGGCCGTGGCCGGGCGCTGCGGACCGTCTGGTCCGCCTCGGACGCCCCGGTCCTCGCCTACATGGACGTGGACCTGTCCACCGACCTCAACGCGCTGCTCCCCCTGGTGGCGCCGCTGATCTCGGGTCACTCCGACCTCGCGATCGGCTCCCGGCTCAGCCGGAGCTCCCGGGTCGTGCGGGGCGCCAAGCGGGAGTTCATCAGCCGCTCCTACAACCTCATCCTGCGCGGCTCGCTCCAGGCCCGGTTCTCCGACGCCCAGTGCGGCTTCAAGGCCATTCGGCGGGATGTCGCGCAGGTGCTGCTGCCCCTCGTCGAGGACACCGGCTGGTTCTTCGACACCGAGATGCTGGTGCTCGCCGAGCGGGCCGGACTCCGTATCCACGAGGTGCCGGTGGACTGGGTCGACGACCCGGACTCGACCGTCCACATCGTGAGGACGGCGACCGAGGACCTCAAGGGCGTGTGGCGGGTGGGCAAGGCCCTGGCCGGCGGCTCGCTGCCGCTGGACCGGCTCACCCGGCCCTTCGGCGACGACCCGCGCGACCGCGAGATCAAGGACGTACCCACGGGCTTGGCCCGCCAGCTCGTCGGCTTCTGCGTGGTCGGCGGTCTGTCCACCCTGTTCTATCTGCTGCTGTACAGCGGCTTCCGGGTCTTCACCGGCTCGCAGGTCGCCAACGCCCTCGCCCTGCTGGTCTCCGCCGTCGCCAACACGGCGGCCAACCGGCGCCTCACCTTCGGGGTGCGCGGCCGCGCCGGCGCCGTACGGCACCAGGCGCAGGGCCTGGTCGTCTTCGGCATCGGACTCGCCCTGACCAGCGGCTCACTGGCCGCCCTGAACACGGCCAGCAGCGACCCCGCGCACTCCACCGAACTGGCGGTCCTGATCGCCGCCAACCTCGCGGCGACCGTGCTGCGCTTCCTGCTCTTCCGGGCGTGGGTGTTCCCGGACCGGCGCGACACCGACTCGGTGGTGGTCGCCTCCTACGACACAGCCCAGTTCCGCGCCGGTGCGGCCGCGGACGGCACCTGGCGGGACGCCACCCTGCAACTGCAGCCGGTGCGCCCGCACGACACCGACTCGAGGGACTACCGATGA
- a CDS encoding MFS transporter has translation MTASPQEQAPKAPVPAPPEGGHPQRWLILGVLCLAVLTVVLDNTVLNVAIPSLTRELGASTSDIQWMINAYSLVQSGLLLTAGSTADRYGRKKMLAVGLALFGAGSLVAGLADSTGQLIAARAGMGVGGALLMTTVLAVAIQIFTPEEQPKAIGIWAAVNSLGFAAGPLLGGFLLDHFWWGAIFLINLPVAALALVAVVVLVPESKNPQGDRPDLLGAVLSTIGMASLVFAIISGPEHGWTSGRVLLTATVAVLVLAAFAYWESRIPYPMIDMHFFRNRQFTGAVSGGVLITFGMGGSLFLLTQHMQFVLGYEPLEAGLRTAPLALMIVALNFTGVAAKWATRLGNPVAIGLGMAVMAGGLAAIAVLASGGYAGTLLGLVLIGTGAAVASPAMSHAIMSAIPPEKAGVGGGINGTVAEFGTGLGVAVLGALLNSRFAALIPVTAASLPGALAAAGSAEERGRVMDAFSSGLETSLLVGALAVLLGGLVAGALLRRAERADTA, from the coding sequence ATGACTGCGTCCCCCCAGGAACAAGCCCCGAAGGCCCCGGTCCCCGCCCCGCCGGAGGGCGGCCACCCGCAACGCTGGCTGATCCTCGGCGTCCTGTGTCTCGCGGTGCTCACCGTGGTGCTCGACAACACCGTCCTGAACGTGGCGATCCCCTCGCTCACCCGCGAACTGGGCGCGTCCACCTCCGACATCCAGTGGATGATCAACGCCTACTCGCTGGTGCAGTCGGGTCTGCTGCTCACGGCGGGCAGCACGGCCGACCGCTACGGCCGCAAGAAGATGCTCGCCGTGGGCCTGGCACTGTTCGGCGCGGGCTCGCTGGTGGCCGGCCTCGCCGACTCCACCGGCCAGTTGATCGCTGCCCGCGCCGGGATGGGCGTCGGCGGCGCGCTGCTGATGACCACCGTGCTGGCCGTGGCGATCCAGATCTTCACGCCGGAGGAGCAGCCCAAGGCGATCGGTATCTGGGCCGCGGTGAACTCACTGGGCTTCGCGGCCGGACCGCTCCTCGGCGGCTTCCTGCTGGACCACTTCTGGTGGGGCGCGATCTTCCTGATCAACCTGCCGGTCGCCGCCCTCGCCCTGGTGGCCGTCGTGGTGCTCGTCCCCGAGTCCAAGAACCCCCAGGGTGACCGCCCCGACCTGCTGGGCGCGGTGCTCTCCACGATCGGCATGGCCTCCCTGGTCTTCGCGATCATCTCCGGACCCGAGCACGGCTGGACATCGGGCCGGGTGCTGCTGACGGCGACGGTGGCGGTCCTCGTGCTGGCCGCCTTCGCGTACTGGGAGAGCCGGATCCCGTACCCCATGATCGACATGCACTTCTTCCGGAACCGGCAGTTCACGGGGGCCGTCTCCGGGGGTGTGCTGATCACCTTCGGGATGGGCGGCTCGCTCTTCCTGCTCACCCAGCACATGCAGTTCGTGCTCGGCTACGAGCCCTTGGAGGCCGGGCTGCGGACGGCTCCGCTCGCCCTGATGATCGTGGCGCTGAACTTCACCGGCGTGGCGGCGAAGTGGGCGACCCGGCTGGGCAATCCGGTCGCCATCGGGCTGGGCATGGCGGTCATGGCCGGCGGCCTCGCCGCCATCGCCGTGCTGGCCTCCGGCGGGTACGCCGGCACGCTGCTGGGGTTGGTGCTCATCGGTACCGGGGCCGCGGTGGCGAGTCCGGCGATGTCCCACGCGATCATGAGTGCGATTCCGCCGGAGAAGGCGGGAGTCGGAGGCGGGATCAACGGGACGGTGGCGGAGTTCGGTACGGGGCTGGGCGTCGCCGTGCTGGGGGCGCTGCTCAACTCGCGGTTCGCGGCGCTGATTCCGGTGACGGCGGCTTCCCTGCCGGGGGCGTTGGCGGCTGCCGGGTCGGCTGAGGAGAGGGGGCGGGTCATGGACGCGTTCTCCTCCGGGCTGGAGACCAGTCTTTTGGTGGGGGCGTTGGCGGTGTTGCTCGGGGGGTTGGTCGCGGGGGCGTTGTTGCGGCGGGCGGAGAGGGCAGACACCGCCTAA
- a CDS encoding DUF2797 domain-containing protein — translation MAQAWRCSGLRWSPDGPELAWDGGRRSALTWGKRVAFGVAEGGVRTCVGARGHACPVRAVVPGRSTGARCEECARLDRAHSVAADTIADDPRPYHVYLAWFGPGMTKVGITALERGSARLLEQGAVCFTWLGVGPLMAARRTEELLRAALGVPDRIPYADKRAVRSELPASAAERTAEVEDLHARAVSLAGWPESLDREPCQPVDHAGAFGLADLPAAVGEVIELVAGGVVSGRLVAAVGPDLHVETGGGGVVVVDTRLMTGWELVPVGDGGGELTVPVRGFRERGVGVQDGLF, via the coding sequence ATGGCACAGGCATGGAGATGCTCGGGGCTGCGGTGGTCGCCGGACGGCCCAGAGCTGGCGTGGGACGGCGGGCGGCGTTCCGCGCTGACCTGGGGGAAGCGGGTGGCCTTCGGGGTCGCGGAAGGGGGAGTGCGGACATGCGTGGGAGCTCGGGGGCATGCGTGTCCGGTGCGGGCGGTCGTGCCGGGGCGGAGCACGGGGGCGCGGTGCGAGGAGTGCGCGCGGCTGGACCGGGCGCATTCGGTGGCCGCGGACACGATCGCGGACGACCCCCGGCCGTACCACGTATATCTGGCCTGGTTCGGCCCCGGGATGACCAAGGTCGGCATCACCGCCCTTGAGCGCGGCTCGGCACGGCTGCTGGAGCAGGGGGCGGTCTGCTTCACCTGGCTGGGCGTGGGGCCACTGATGGCGGCACGGCGCACGGAGGAGCTGCTGCGGGCGGCACTGGGCGTGCCGGACCGGATCCCTTACGCCGACAAGCGGGCGGTGCGCTCCGAGCTGCCGGCGTCGGCGGCGGAGCGCACGGCCGAGGTCGAGGACCTGCACGCGCGGGCCGTGAGTCTCGCAGGGTGGCCGGAGTCGCTCGACCGTGAGCCTTGCCAACCGGTCGACCACGCCGGGGCGTTCGGGCTCGCGGACCTTCCGGCCGCCGTGGGGGAGGTGATCGAGCTTGTCGCGGGCGGGGTGGTGAGCGGGCGGCTGGTGGCGGCTGTGGGGCCGGATCTGCATGTCGAGACCGGGGGTGGAGGGGTGGTCGTGGTGGATACGCGGTTGATGACGGGGTGGGAGCTGGTGCCGGTGGGTGATGGGGGCGGGGAACTGACTGTGCCGGTGCGGGGGTTCAGGGAGCGGGGGGTGGGGGTGCAGGACGGGTTGTTCTGA
- a CDS encoding DUF397 domain-containing protein, whose amino-acid sequence MPNFEFVKSSYSSGNGECVEVARNIPGTVAVRDSKDADGPILQLPPGAWTHFLRLALPAST is encoded by the coding sequence GTGCCGAACTTCGAGTTCGTGAAGTCCAGTTACAGCAGCGGCAACGGCGAGTGCGTCGAAGTCGCCCGCAACATCCCCGGCACCGTCGCCGTCCGGGACTCCAAGGACGCGGACGGGCCGATACTCCAGCTTCCGCCCGGCGCCTGGACCCACTTCCTTCGCCTGGCGCTCCCCGCGTCTACCTGA
- a CDS encoding MarR family winged helix-turn-helix transcriptional regulator — protein sequence MQATPRPSASPAQALSAMDHLIATSMVGQQEIAAQVGLNVTDLTCFAYVLEAGENLLTAGDLAARAHVTTGAVTGILNRLERAGYVTRRPDPKDRRRVRVAAQPDAEARIREIYEPYYARLMALFGEYSAEEIAVLTDWFTRASALAADYLEEHCRTD from the coding sequence ATGCAAGCCACGCCGCGCCCCTCCGCCTCCCCGGCCCAGGCCCTGTCGGCCATGGACCACCTCATCGCGACGTCGATGGTCGGACAGCAGGAGATCGCCGCGCAGGTCGGCCTCAACGTCACGGACCTCACCTGCTTCGCCTACGTCCTCGAAGCCGGCGAGAACCTGCTCACGGCCGGCGACCTGGCGGCGCGCGCCCACGTCACCACGGGCGCGGTGACCGGCATCCTCAACCGCCTGGAACGCGCGGGCTACGTCACCCGCCGCCCCGACCCGAAGGACCGCCGCCGGGTGCGCGTGGCGGCGCAGCCGGACGCGGAGGCCCGTATCCGCGAGATCTACGAGCCGTACTACGCCCGGCTGATGGCCCTCTTCGGCGAGTACTCCGCCGAGGAGATCGCCGTCCTGACCGATTGGTTCACGCGCGCGAGCGCGCTGGCGGCGGACTACCTGGAGGAGCACTGCCGTACCGACTGA
- a CDS encoding sensor histidine kinase gives MSGRRRPRAQRRLAGQPRTLRARLVVASVVLIAVVCAVIGTVTTLALRSHLYQQLNEQVDDVGKRLSAPMKPGGEDEPEERDRLTGFVEGPAQPKTIAAEVGTNATVTRAFIAEASTEDGPFQRNSAVALTDEQKSAFAKVSHTGMHNVDIPGLGEYRVQYVPGADGGGYYVALPTESVTSTISTLILVEVSVTGAGLVAAAIAGSVLIGVATRPLRKVAATATRVSELPLHTGEVNLSERVPESETDPHTEVGQVGAALNRMLDHVHGALHSRQQSETRVRQFVADASHELRTPLASIRGYAELTRRGREDVGPDTKHALGRIESEAGRMTLLVEDLLLLARLDAGRPLQFEQTDLVPLVVDTISDARAAGMDHNWRLDLPDEPALVSADAARLQQVLVNLLGNARNHTPPGTTVTARVQRRGPWLCVDVEDNGPGIPPDLLPHVFERFARGDSARSRATGSTGLGLAIVQAVATAHGGAVTVDSGPGRTVFTVRLPALPAAPSPEMSWQQHSQAQHSVTTWVEQGA, from the coding sequence ATGAGCGGACGGCGACGGCCGCGTGCGCAGAGGAGACTGGCGGGTCAGCCGCGCACGCTGCGAGCGCGGCTCGTCGTCGCGTCCGTGGTGCTGATCGCGGTCGTGTGCGCGGTGATCGGCACGGTGACGACGCTCGCGCTGCGGTCGCATCTGTACCAGCAGCTGAACGAGCAGGTCGACGACGTCGGCAAGCGTCTGTCGGCGCCCATGAAGCCCGGCGGTGAGGACGAACCCGAGGAGAGGGACAGACTCACCGGCTTCGTCGAGGGGCCGGCGCAGCCGAAGACCATCGCCGCCGAGGTCGGCACTAACGCCACGGTCACCCGGGCGTTCATCGCCGAGGCCTCCACCGAAGACGGTCCCTTCCAGCGGAACTCGGCCGTCGCGCTCACCGACGAGCAGAAGTCCGCCTTCGCCAAGGTGTCCCACACGGGTATGCACAACGTCGACATCCCCGGCCTCGGCGAGTACCGGGTGCAGTACGTCCCCGGAGCCGATGGAGGCGGCTACTACGTCGCCCTGCCCACCGAGTCGGTCACCAGCACCATCAGCACCCTCATCCTGGTGGAGGTGAGCGTCACCGGTGCCGGCCTGGTCGCCGCCGCCATCGCGGGCTCCGTCCTCATCGGCGTGGCCACCCGCCCCCTGCGCAAGGTCGCCGCCACCGCCACCCGAGTCTCCGAACTCCCCCTCCACACCGGCGAGGTCAACCTCAGCGAACGCGTCCCGGAGTCCGAGACCGATCCGCACACCGAGGTCGGCCAGGTCGGTGCCGCGCTCAACCGGATGCTGGACCACGTCCACGGCGCTCTGCACTCCCGACAGCAGAGCGAGACGCGGGTACGGCAGTTCGTGGCCGACGCCAGTCATGAGTTGCGTACCCCGCTCGCCTCCATCCGGGGGTACGCCGAGCTGACCAGACGGGGGAGGGAAGACGTCGGGCCGGACACCAAGCATGCCCTCGGGCGGATCGAGTCCGAGGCCGGGCGTATGACCCTCCTCGTCGAGGATCTGTTGCTGCTCGCGCGGCTCGATGCCGGGCGGCCGCTGCAGTTCGAGCAGACCGACCTCGTCCCGCTCGTCGTCGACACCATCAGCGACGCCCGCGCCGCCGGCATGGACCACAACTGGCGCCTCGACCTGCCCGACGAACCGGCCCTCGTGTCGGCGGACGCGGCACGGCTGCAGCAGGTGCTGGTCAACCTGCTGGGCAACGCCCGTAACCACACCCCACCCGGTACGACCGTCACCGCCCGTGTTCAGCGGCGCGGACCATGGCTGTGCGTGGACGTCGAGGACAACGGCCCCGGCATCCCCCCAGACCTGCTTCCGCACGTCTTCGAGCGGTTCGCGCGGGGCGACTCCGCGCGCTCCCGAGCCACCGGTTCCACCGGTCTCGGCCTGGCCATCGTGCAGGCCGTGGCGACCGCGCACGGCGGTGCCGTGACCGTCGACAGCGGGCCCGGACGGACCGTGTTCACCGTCCGGCTGCCCGCGCTCCCGGCCGCGCCGAGCCCCGAAATGAGCTGGCAACAGCACTCACAGGCACAGCACAGCGTCACCACATGGGTGGAACAGGGCGCCTGA
- a CDS encoding response regulator transcription factor encodes MTTTSPQGRTELLRPDGSPVRVLVVDDEMSITELLSMALRYEGWQIRSAGDGTGAIQSAREFRPDAVVLDMMLPDMDGLTVLGRLRRELPDVPVLFLTAKDAVEDRIAGLTAGGDDYVTKPFSLEEVVARLRGLIRRSGAADRRSDSMLVVGDLTLDEDSHEVSRGGENIHLTATEFELLRFLMRNPRRVLSKAQILDRVWSYDFGGQANVVELYISYLRRKIDAGREPMIHTRRGAGYLIKPAAS; translated from the coding sequence ATGACCACGACCTCGCCCCAGGGGCGCACCGAACTGCTGAGGCCGGACGGGAGCCCCGTCCGAGTGCTTGTGGTGGACGACGAGATGTCGATCACCGAACTGCTGTCCATGGCCCTGCGCTATGAGGGATGGCAGATCCGGAGTGCCGGAGATGGCACAGGTGCCATCCAGAGCGCGCGTGAGTTCCGGCCCGACGCCGTCGTGCTGGACATGATGCTTCCGGACATGGACGGGCTGACCGTCCTCGGGAGGCTGCGGCGGGAGCTGCCGGACGTGCCGGTGTTGTTCCTGACCGCCAAGGACGCCGTCGAGGACCGTATCGCCGGGCTCACCGCGGGTGGCGACGACTACGTCACCAAGCCGTTCAGCCTGGAGGAGGTCGTCGCCCGGCTGCGCGGGCTCATCCGGCGGTCCGGTGCCGCCGACCGGCGGTCGGACTCCATGCTCGTCGTCGGGGATCTGACGCTCGACGAGGACAGCCACGAGGTGTCGCGGGGCGGCGAGAACATCCACCTCACCGCCACCGAGTTCGAGCTGCTGCGCTTCCTGATGCGCAACCCGCGGCGCGTGCTCAGCAAGGCACAGATACTCGACCGGGTCTGGTCGTACGACTTCGGCGGACAGGCCAATGTCGTCGAGCTGTACATCTCCTATCTGCGTCGGAAGATCGACGCGGGGCGGGAGCCCATGATCCACACCCGGCGCGGTGCCGGTTACCTGATCAAGCCCGCGGCGTCATGA
- a CDS encoding TetR/AcrR family transcriptional regulator — protein MARAARQSARTSVWLEDKARRGGRGGGQPSGLDRDRITAATVRLLDAEGLAKFSMRRLAAELNVTAMSVYWYVDTKDDLLELALDAAFGELTLPDPEADEDWRVPLRALAREYRGLLVRHPWLSPLIGTYVNIGPNSLAFSRLVQQIIHRTGLPAHGLVAAISAVFQFVYGFGTIEGHFIARSAAFGMTPDDYFQHAMSTVTQSPEAADIVQESAQLMEARGGDTVEEMWERDFEFALDLLVAGIEAMVARSAS, from the coding sequence ATGGCTAGGGCAGCCCGGCAGTCCGCGCGGACGAGCGTCTGGTTGGAGGACAAGGCTCGGCGTGGCGGTCGCGGTGGGGGACAGCCCTCCGGGTTGGACCGTGACCGCATCACCGCGGCGACCGTTCGGCTGCTGGACGCCGAAGGGCTGGCGAAGTTCTCCATGCGGCGGCTGGCCGCCGAGCTGAACGTCACCGCGATGTCCGTCTACTGGTACGTCGACACCAAGGACGACCTCCTCGAACTCGCCCTCGACGCCGCCTTCGGCGAACTGACCCTGCCCGACCCGGAGGCCGACGAGGACTGGCGCGTCCCGCTGCGCGCGCTGGCCCGGGAGTACCGCGGCCTGCTGGTCCGGCACCCGTGGCTGTCGCCGCTGATCGGCACGTACGTCAACATCGGCCCGAACAGCCTCGCCTTCTCGCGCCTCGTCCAGCAGATCATCCACAGGACGGGCCTGCCCGCGCACGGACTGGTGGCGGCCATCTCCGCCGTCTTCCAGTTCGTGTACGGCTTCGGCACGATCGAGGGCCATTTCATCGCCCGCAGCGCGGCGTTCGGCATGACCCCGGACGACTACTTCCAGCACGCCATGAGCACGGTGACCCAGTCCCCGGAGGCCGCCGACATCGTCCAGGAGTCCGCGCAGCTCATGGAGGCCCGGGGCGGCGACACGGTGGAGGAGATGTGGGAGCGGGACTTCGAGTTCGCCCTGGACCTGCTGGTGGCGGGCATCGAGGCGATGGTGGCACGCAGCGCCTCCTAG
- a CDS encoding ArnT family glycosyltransferase, translating to MTIHYDQQTQRTQETHQTQQTYGRDTAPGSGEPKPPFVRRLWRGRPEDPRWARPAFLGLLLATFLLYLYNLSASGYANSFYSAAVQAGSQSWKAFFFGSLDAANAITVDKPPASLWPMALSVRLFGLSSWAILLPEVLMGVGTVAVVYAAVRRRFGPAAGLISGAVLALTPVAALMFRFNNPDAMLALLMAVACYLVIRGLADGRTKWLVWAGVAIGFAFLAKTLQAFLILPPLAIVYAVCAPVSVKKRIGQLAAGLAAIVVSGGWWVAIVELWPASSRPYIGGSQNNSFLELTFGYNGLGRLNGEETGSVGGGGGGGNGGGNWGETGWDRLFGSSIGGQISWLIPAALILLVAGLVATRKARRTSVTRGSFLVWGGALVTTMLVFSYMQGIFHEYYTVALAPYIAPLIGMGAALLWEKRDSAWASLTLAGAMTATAAWGYVLLNRSSDYLPWLKWVVLAGGLVAALGLVFASKLGRRLTMGVVGLGLAAALAGPAAYTLTTVNEGHTGSIVTAGPAVAGGRGGGPGGGGGMGGGPGGGGMPGQNQQGQQNQQGQGQNQQNGNGFPGGGMPGQQNGNGNTQGQGQNQQGNQQGNQQGGMPGGGQMGDGDGGGGGGMGGLINGASVSDEAKELLEKNAGQYTWAAAAIGAQNAASYQLSTGDPVMAIGGFNGTDPSPTLAEFKKYVEDGEIHYFIASGSGGGMGGSSDGTSSQISSWVQENFESVTVDGTTFYDLTQPKSDS from the coding sequence ATGACCATCCACTACGACCAGCAGACGCAGCGGACGCAAGAGACGCACCAGACGCAGCAGACCTACGGCAGAGACACGGCCCCCGGCTCCGGTGAGCCCAAGCCGCCCTTCGTACGGCGGCTGTGGCGCGGTCGCCCCGAGGACCCGCGCTGGGCACGCCCGGCCTTCCTGGGCCTGCTGCTCGCCACCTTCCTCCTCTACCTCTACAACCTCAGCGCCTCCGGCTACGCCAACTCCTTCTACTCGGCGGCCGTCCAGGCCGGCAGCCAGTCCTGGAAGGCCTTCTTCTTCGGCTCGCTGGACGCGGCCAACGCCATCACCGTCGACAAGCCCCCGGCCTCCCTGTGGCCGATGGCCCTGTCGGTCCGCCTGTTCGGCCTCAGCTCGTGGGCGATCCTGCTCCCCGAGGTCCTCATGGGCGTCGGCACGGTGGCCGTGGTGTACGCCGCCGTACGGCGCCGGTTCGGCCCCGCGGCCGGTCTGATCTCGGGGGCGGTGCTCGCCCTCACCCCCGTCGCGGCGCTGATGTTCCGGTTCAACAACCCGGACGCGATGCTGGCCCTGCTGATGGCCGTGGCCTGCTACCTCGTCATCCGGGGGCTGGCGGACGGCCGTACCAAGTGGCTGGTGTGGGCGGGTGTCGCGATCGGCTTCGCGTTCCTCGCCAAGACCCTCCAGGCCTTCCTGATCCTGCCGCCGCTCGCGATCGTGTACGCGGTCTGCGCGCCGGTGTCGGTGAAGAAGCGCATCGGTCAGCTGGCCGCGGGCCTCGCCGCGATCGTCGTCTCGGGCGGCTGGTGGGTCGCGATCGTCGAGCTGTGGCCGGCCTCCTCCCGCCCGTACATCGGAGGCTCGCAGAACAACTCCTTCCTTGAACTGACCTTCGGCTACAACGGCCTCGGCCGCCTCAACGGCGAGGAGACCGGCAGCGTCGGCGGTGGCGGCGGTGGCGGAAACGGCGGCGGCAACTGGGGCGAGACCGGCTGGGACCGGCTGTTCGGCTCCAGCATCGGCGGCCAGATCTCCTGGCTGATCCCGGCCGCGCTGATCCTGCTGGTCGCGGGTTTGGTGGCCACGCGCAAGGCGCGCCGTACGTCGGTGACGCGCGGTTCGTTCCTGGTCTGGGGCGGCGCGCTGGTCACGACCATGCTGGTCTTCAGCTATATGCAGGGCATCTTCCACGAGTACTACACCGTCGCCCTCGCCCCCTACATCGCCCCGCTGATCGGCATGGGCGCGGCGCTGCTGTGGGAGAAGCGGGACAGTGCGTGGGCGTCGCTCACCCTGGCCGGCGCGATGACGGCCACCGCGGCCTGGGGCTACGTCCTGCTCAACCGTTCCTCGGACTACCTGCCCTGGCTGAAGTGGGTGGTCCTGGCCGGCGGTCTGGTCGCCGCGCTGGGCCTGGTCTTCGCCTCGAAGCTGGGTCGCCGACTGACCATGGGCGTCGTCGGGTTGGGCCTCGCCGCGGCGCTGGCCGGCCCGGCCGCGTACACCCTCACCACGGTGAACGAGGGCCACACCGGCTCGATCGTCACGGCCGGTCCCGCCGTCGCGGGCGGTCGCGGTGGCGGCCCCGGCGGTGGCGGCGGCATGGGCGGCGGTCCCGGCGGGGGCGGCATGCCCGGCCAGAACCAGCAGGGCCAGCAGAACCAGCAGGGCCAGGGCCAGAACCAGCAGAACGGCAACGGCTTCCCCGGCGGCGGCATGCCGGGCCAGCAGAACGGCAACGGCAACACCCAGGGCCAGGGCCAGAACCAGCAAGGCAACCAGCAGGGCAACCAGCAGGGCGGCATGCCCGGTGGCGGCCAGATGGGTGACGGTGATGGCGGTGGCGGTGGCGGCATGGGCGGTCTGATCAACGGCGCCAGCGTCAGCGACGAGGCCAAGGAGCTGCTGGAGAAGAACGCGGGGCAATACACCTGGGCGGCCGCGGCCATTGGTGCCCAGAACGCCGCGAGCTACCAACTCTCCACCGGCGACCCCGTCATGGCGATCGGCGGCTTCAACGGCACCGACCCGTCCCCGACCCTGGCCGAGTTCAAGAAGTACGTCGAGGACGGCGAGATCCACTACTTCATCGCCAGTGGCAGCGGCGGCGGCATGGGTGGCAGCAGTGACGGCACCTCCTCGCAGATCAGCTCCTGGGTCCAGGAGAACTTCGAGTCGGTGACGGTCGACGGCACCACGTTCTACGACCTGACGCAGCCGAAGAGCGACAGCTGA
- a CDS encoding HGxxPAAW family protein: MSQYDEGHTVAGWTGTAIATIGSAVLGAGICVVSAALIWGGLGILAASVLVTWALHLTGWGKPPGVRPRGEWRMGARDPAARGGHAGCWGCRLAGRGRRTAVVTSGVVPVAGEAEPAAVEAGR, from the coding sequence GTGAGCCAGTATGACGAGGGGCACACGGTCGCGGGCTGGACCGGCACCGCGATCGCGACCATCGGTTCCGCCGTGCTCGGGGCGGGGATCTGCGTGGTCTCGGCCGCGCTGATCTGGGGTGGGCTGGGAATCCTGGCGGCGAGCGTCCTCGTCACCTGGGCCCTGCACCTCACCGGCTGGGGCAAGCCGCCGGGCGTCCGGCCACGGGGCGAGTGGCGGATGGGGGCGCGTGATCCGGCGGCGCGGGGTGGGCATGCGGGCTGCTGGGGATGTCGGCTGGCGGGGCGGGGCAGGCGTACGGCCGTGGTGACGTCAGGGGTGGTTCCGGTGGCCGGGGAGGCCGAGCCCGCCGCCGTGGAAGCGGGCCGCTGA